The Nomascus leucogenys isolate Asia chromosome 4, Asia_NLE_v1, whole genome shotgun sequence genome includes the window ttcattcctgTCTATTTTTAGTCAGACTATTCATTCTTGTGGGAGAATTTATGAAATTGTATTATACTACTATTGTACTGGAATATAATCTcaaaagagcatgggctttgtctgttttgttcagcTACTATATACTCAGCATTTAGAACAACTtctgaatatttgttgaactggaggatatattataataataaggAATAATAAGTTAGGTAAAGAATCTGTTTTGCCTTGAGAAAATGAAGACTATACTAAGAATATTAATTTGGCAAGAATTCatcataaataaagaaaaagataaaatggttTCTTTGTAGAATATACTTTTGGATTAAAtggtttttattctgaaaattttatttttcagaatatttttaatctgaaaaaatgTTGTCTTAGGAAGAGAGAGTTCAGGAGTTACACTGAAATGATACAACCCTGcagaacatttaattttttcttatgttctCAGTTCAACTATATTTATATGAAGCAATGTGTAGAAAGTAGTCCTATAGTACCTATTCAGCAGGAATGGCTGGATCACATGTTAAGGCTGATACCTGAGTCtttaaaggaagggaaagaaagagaagaacttCTTGAAAGTCTCGTAAATGAGGTGTCAAGTGACTTTGAAAACAGCATGAAGAGATATTTGGGTAAGTAGCATCTAACACACACCAGGCttctttcaccttggcctccctgcaACCCCACTgaatcaaaaatagaaataagcaaAATGAATAATGAACACTATATATTTAAACTATATccgttttttttcttcttttctttttatttttttacttcgAGACATgatctctgtcgcccaggctggagtgcagtggtgctatttcggctcactgcagcctccgcctgctGAGTTGAAGCGATTCCcctacgtcagcctcccgagtacctggaacttcaggcacacaccactatgcccagcaattttttttattttttggtagagatgtagtttcaccatgttgaccaagctggtctagaactcctgggctcaagccatccgcccacctcagcctcccaaagtgctgggattacaggctgagctaCTCAGCCCGGCCTAAACTATATGTATTTCATAGATAcgatttttatttaaagtttttattttgagcctatactTAAGTCAAAATCCTTACAATTTAAgggtactttttgtatttttttattagctAACATCTCTTTGAATTTTTACTTTGTCTTTATGATTTTAGCTATACTATTTATAGGTTTGCTAGAAAATACTAATGTGTTTTGGGAGATTTATTAGGGGTTTAATCTTTGCTATTTTTTAgaataaacttttttcctttttaaaaattgacaaataaaaattgtatataattatcACGTACAATATGTTGTGAAATATGTGTGGAAtagctaaattgagctaattaactgatgcatttttttcacatatttatcattttttgtgtgtggtgggaACATAAAATCTACTCTTGACAATTTCCAAGGATACAATAAATTGTTACTAACTAGTCACTATGTTGTAtaattgttttgtgtgtgtttttttttttgtgatggagtctcactctgtcgcccaggctagagtgcagtggtgcaatctcagctcactgcaacctccacctcccaggttcaagcaattctcctgcctcagcctcctgagtagctggcactacaggcacccgccaccatgcctggctaatttttgtatttttagtagagacggggtttcaccatgttggccagcctggtctcgaactcctgacctcaggtgatctgccctcctcggcctcccaaagtgctgggattacaggcatgagccaccgcactcggcctccATGTTGTATAATCTCTTGAACTTGTtccctcctatctaactgaaattttgtagcCTGTGACCAacatcctcccagcccctggtagctaccatgaaatgcatttttttaagtgGCCATGCTAGTGACTTTTGAGTAGATGGAATGTGAAAAACTGAGATCTTATTAAAGCTTTTCTTTGTCTGAACTCTCCTCTAAAGTAAGGCCAAAATAGTACCAAGAACTTGATTTTGCTTCAAATAAAGGAGTTTTTTCTTACATTCCTTTTAATGCGCAGTAAACTATACCATCCAAAATCAAAAGTTAGAAACTTTGATATTAATAGATTGTGCAGAGATTTTCAAGAAGCATTAATATATCCATGTATTTTAGTGCAGAGCGTTCTTGTGAAACCACCAGTTAAATGGCTTGAAGATGAAGGAAGTCCTTTACCTGAATCTCCTGTGTgagtaaattatttgaaaaacagtACTTCATCCAATTTTTgatatagataaaaaataaactgatcTTACATTCAAGTATACAATTGTGATGCTCAAAGGTATTTTGAACACATCTAAAAAAAAGTACTCTTGTTTTCCCCCCAGTGGTGTTCTCTCTACTATGCTTGTTTAGTTCTGCATACGTAACTGGGGAGATCTTTATGAATGCATAGCTTAACTTAGCCTTGAGTAAGCTTTGGTGTATGCCAGACAGATTTCTCCAGCACTTTTCTTTAGTCCTAAAGActgtgttctttcatttttaccGGGATAACTGAGCCAAAGCACAGTGGAAGTTAGCAGAGCTCTCAGATCTGGCCCATCACTCTGCCTTACTcacaaattatttctgttctctcTGAAGATAATGCAGTTTTGAGTTCTTGATGTGTTTTTATTAAATGCGTATATCTTAAGGTTCCCATTGCTGACCACAGTTCCCTCTTCTCAAGCCCCAGTTTTCTCACTTTAATACTAATTTCATGTTATAAGCATTATTTCCTAAAGTTTAGGGTGTATTATTTTAATCATGTTTGATATGGTGTTTTGCTTTTCCAGAGGCCTAGATTATTCTAATCCTTGGCATTCTAGCTATGTGCAGGCAAGAAATCAAATATTCTCTAACTTGCACATTATTCATCCAACTATGAAAATGTTACTGGACCTTGGTTATACAACATTTGCTGATACAGTTTTGTTGGACTTCACAGGAATTAGGTAAAATCctgtatttattaattaaattaaaaatttgaatgtTTCCTTGCTTGAGTCTATATTTTtgactatataatttttaaaacggATTCCTAAATCTTCAATACTTTTCTCTAGattttagagtttaaaaaaatgtatcttctttgtttcaacaattgtgtggttttttgttttgttttgttttgttttgtttgtttgttttccgtgatggagtcttgctctgtcatccaggctggagtgcaatggtgcgatcttggctcactgcaacctctgtctccctggttcaagcaattctcctgcctcagccttccgagtagctgggattacaggcgcacaccaccatgcccagctaatttttgtatttttagtagagatggggttttaccatgttggccaggttggtctcgaactcctgacctcatggtctgcctgcctgagcctcccaaagtgctgagattacaggtgtgaaccatcaagCCTGGCCCAACAATTGTGTTTTAAGACCAATATGTATCATTTGCTTcaaatcacatttctttttctcataaataGAGCTAAAGGTCCAATTGACTGTGAATCACTGAAAACTGATCTATCAATACAAACtagaaaagcagaagagaagaTAATGAATACATGGTATCCAAAGGTTATAAATCTCTTTACCAAGAAGGAGGCACTAGAAGGTGTTAAACCTGAAAAATTGGATGCATTTTATAGCTGTGTTTCCACACTTATGTCAAATCAggtaaatatactttatatatattaaatgataatgttattaaaattagttcaatattttaaatagaattctaTGTAAACATAGTGCtaagtaattattttgaaataaattaaaatatttctactgtaattttatttaaataattttagcagAAAAATACTGAGTTTCTGAAACTATctgaaatgaaaggaaatctAGAAGTATATATTAGTATTATGAGTAATTACTTGGCTCATGCCTAAAGGATATATAAGTTAATTATAGCTTTATTTGGAGTATGTTAACAAAAGAACTATTCTAGtaacatatttttgaatttattagaTTCCAAGTTGACTGATTCTCATTTTGTTCTCAGTAAAATCTTGGTTTAAAATGTTATTGATCATTGTATAAGaggtatctggtggaaaaaatttttaaagttattgatCATCTTTAAATGACAAAGGgaatttttaactttatgaaattatatttatggCCTCCTCAAATTTTTACTGTTGAAGATATACAATTCTAGAAAAATAGTTTTGAAGAAAAACTTTCCCTTTTGATAAAGACCTCCAACAATTCCATGAATTTTGTCTAGCATATTTAAAAGGATAATGTACATATTTAATATCTAGTAACTAATATACATGGTTTCCTTTCTACCTTTACCCTCTTATGAGGACTGtgattatttaataaaagttaaaagatgaGGAATGTCTTGAAGATCATTTAGAACCATGTTTGTCTGCTGGGCTAAATTCCCAACAGTTGGTTCTCTATAAGAAACCATTATTCGTACTTTAGAAGCTCCTTGTGCATGTTTCTAAGTTCCAGTGGCTTTACCTTCACCCAGTAGTGTGCTAGAAATATGGCtctccagaaaagaaaatcaccctgatgctgggcacggtggctcacacctgtaataccagcactttgggaggcccaggcaggtggataacttgagctcaggagttcaagaccagcctggccaacatggcaaaacctcctctctactaaaaatacaaaaattagccagacatggtggcatatgcttgtaatttcagccactcaggaggctgaggcacaagaatagtttgagactgtgaggcagaggttgtggtgagcccagattgtgccacggcattccagcctgggcaacagagtgagactctgtctcaacataataaataaataaacaaacaaacaaaagaaaaagataattaccctgatttgtagtgtttgtcaacttctgtggtgtaaatattcccacagTGGTAAATTTCGAGCTTCTAAGAGTTTAGCAACTGGCTCACAAAATTCTTGAATATTTAACAATTGGCTCTTGAGAGAACAGGAGCTAGCTCTAGCATTCCACTGTACCTCACTCCATGTGCATGTCCCCCCATTACACACTTACCTCTGGCTGTCAGGCCTCCCCTCCCTTCAGTCTTTACCATGTTGTTTGATCTTCTGGAACATTTTCTGTACCAGGGACAGAATTACTAAAGAATGTGAAAAGTTCTGAATCACCATTTTAAGATTGTTgatattctattaaaaaattaaggtttggctgggtgtggtggctcacgcctgtaatctcagcaccttgggaggctgaagtgggaggatcacttgagcccaggagttcaagaccagcttgggaaacaaagtgagacactgtctgtagaaaaaaaataaaaaattagccaggcatggtggctcatgcctattgtcccagctactcaggaggctgaggtgggaggattgcttgagcccaggatcccAGAAGCTCGAGCCTGctgtgaactatgattgtgccactgcactccagcctgggcaacagagcaagacccagtcttaaaaaacaaaaacaggctcggtgcagtggctcacacctgtaatcccagcactttgggaggccaaggtgggtggattacctgaggtcaggagtccgagaccagcctggccaacatggtgaaacctcgtctctactagaactacaaaaattaggcaggcatggtggcaggcacctgtaatcccagctactcaggaggctgaggcaggagaattgcttgagcccgggagacagaggttgcagtgagccgagatcgtgccattgcactccagcctggctgacagagtgagagtctgtctcaaaacaaaaacaaaaaccaaaaaaccaaaaccaaaaacaaaattagggTTTGCATATAATGTtctatttattgttttaggtTACGTTTGTTAATgtgtgttttcacttatttgtgggagctaaaaattaaaacaattgaactaatggagataaagagtagaaggatggttaccagaggctgggaaaggtagtgggagaagtgggcggggggtgggggggtggggtggtaaGTGGAGATGTTTAGTGGGTAcagaaaaagttagaaagaatgaataagttgagtgtggtggctcacacctgtaatcccagcactgtgggaggccgaagcaggtgggtcacttgagctcaggagtctgagaccagccatgagcaacgtggcaaaaccctgtctctacaaaaaatacaaaaattagccaggcgtggtagcatgtgcatgtacttccagctactcaggaggctgaggtgggaggatggcctgagcccagcaggcagaggttgcagtgagtcaaggtcttgccactgcactccaacctgggcaacgctgtctcaaaaacaaaaagcaaacaaaacaaacaaaaagaaaaaagaaaaaaaaaagaaataaaaaaagaaaaaaaaagaatgaatgaataagacctagtatttgctagcacaactgGGTAACTACAGCAAAACATGATTTAATcatgcctttaaaaataactaaaagtgtataattagattgttagtaacacaaaggataaatacttgaagtGATGGAAATCCCATTTACCCTGATCtgattattacacattacatTCCTGTAtcagaatatctcatgtaacccttATATACACCTGCTACGTacccacaaatattaaaaattaataagtacATATCATGctgattagctgggtgtggtggcacgtgccgtagtcccagctactcaggaggctgaggcaggaggattgcctgagcccaggagttcaaggttacagtgagctatgatggcaccattgcactgcagtctgggcaacagagtgagacactgttttaaaaaaatatgtgtatatatatatgtgtgtgtgtgtgtgtatgtatgtatatgcatatatatagtatGCTGAATGAAGATGATTTTCAATTAAATGGATTGATAGGATGTTTTAATTATAGACAATTATAATCAGATATAGACAATTATAATCAGTTTACTGATTTTAGTTAAAGCTTGAATTTGTACTCTCTAAAGTAACAGTGATTTATATCATACAGCTAAAGGATCTATTAAGGAGAACTGTAGAAGGATTTGTAAAACTCTTTGACCCAAAAGATCAACAAAGGCTGCCAATATTTAAGATAGAATTGACATTTGATGATGACAAAATGGAATTTTATCCTACCTTTCAAGATTTGGAAGATAATGTTTTGAGTTTGGTAGAACGAATAGCCGGAGCTCTGCAGGTATTACATCTTTACCCATCGGGgaagaattttaaattatctgaGTCAAATCTCTATGaagtgtatatgtacatacaatgTTATGACTCTTTGTGTTATTTTCCTCccccaattattttaaattagaaattgctTTCTCTTTGAAAAAGTCTCTTGAAGGATGGAGATGACATTTTCCTTCTTAGAACTTTTCTTGTAGctatgaattgatttttttatttgcatgtctCATCTCCTCTACTGAGTTGTGAGCTTCTTAAGAACAAGATCTAATTAATATTTGTTCTTTCTAGAGCTTTCTGGCATAATTActttgtcaataaatatttgttggccgggcgcagtggctcacgcctgtaatcccagcactttaggaggccgaggcaggcggaacatgaggtcaggaga containing:
- the DNAH12 gene encoding dynein heavy chain 12, axonemal isoform X2, coding for MSDANKAAIAAEKEALNLKLPPIVHLPENIGVDTPTQSKLLKYRRSKEQQQKINQLVIDGAKRNLDRTLDKRTPLLPPPDFPQTMTSEMKKKGFNYIYMKQCVESSPIVPIQQEWLDHMLRLIPESLKEGKEREELLESLVNEVSSDFENSMKRYLVQSVLVKPPVKWLEDEGSPLPESPVGLDYSNPWHSSYVQARNQIFSNLHIIHPTMKMLLDLGYTTFADTVLLDFTGIRAKGPIDCESLKTDLSIQTRKAEEKIMNTWYPKVINLFTKKEALEGVKPEKLDAFYSCVSTLMSNQLKDLLRRTVEGFVKLFDPKDQQRLPIFKIELTFDDDKMEFYPTFQDLEDNVLSLVERIAGALQNVQTITSWLSGNSTPVNLDTELPEHVLHWAVDTLKAAVHRNLEGARKHYETYVEKYNWLLDGTAVENIETFQTEDHTFDEYTEELDCWVVWEVYV